A single region of the Streptomyces sp. AM 4-1-1 genome encodes:
- a CDS encoding DUF5999 family protein codes for MCQHQPPCPTADSADREAARLTAHHPEQGWSLLCNGVLLFEDTGELLPDGRIIAPHRPLETARMVRAA; via the coding sequence ATGTGCCAGCATCAGCCCCCCTGCCCGACAGCAGACTCCGCCGACCGGGAAGCCGCCCGCCTGACGGCACACCATCCGGAACAGGGCTGGAGCCTGCTGTGCAACGGCGTCCTGCTCTTCGAGGACACCGGTGAGCTGCTTCCGGACGGGCGGATCATCGCTCCTCACCGGCCGCTGGAGACCGCCCGGATGGTGAGGGCCGCCTGA
- the gcvP gene encoding aminomethyl-transferring glycine dehydrogenase, with protein MTPRRTPLSQLEQGIPFEQRHIGPDAEAQAKMLAQVGYGSLDELTAAAVPDAIRSAEALRLPEARSEAEVLAELRTLADRNKVLAPMIGLGYYGTFTPPVILRNVMENPAWYTAYTPYQPEISQGRLEALLNFQTMVAELTGLPTSGASLLDEGTAAAEAMALSRRVGKVKNGVFLIDADALPQTVAVIRTRAEPTGVEVVVADLADGIPAEIAERGVFGVLLQYPGASGAVRDIRPVVEQAHGLGAVVTVAADLLALTLLTSPGDLGADIAVGTTQRFGVPMGFGGPHAGFMAVREKFARSLPGRLVGVSVDVDGNKAYRLALQTREQHIRREKATSNICTAQVLLAVMAGMYAVYHGPDGLRTIARRTHRFATILAEGLRATGVEVVSGTFFDTLTVRTAGRAAAVVADAGEHGVNLRLVDADHVSMACDETTTRTQIAAVWAAFGAEGDIEALDASVADALPETLLRTDDYLAHPVFHQHRSETAMLRYLRRLAERDYALDRGMIPLGSCTMKLNATAEMESITWPEFGALHPFAPAEQAQGFLSLIRELEERLAEVTGYDAVSLQPNAGSQGEFAGLLAVRAYHRAQGEEGRTVCLIPSSAHGTNAASAVMAGMKVVVVKTADDGEVDIEDLRAKIEKHRDELAVLMITYPSTHGVFEEHVADICAEVHEAGGQVYVDGANLNALVGLARPGRFGGDVSHLNLHKTFCIPHGGGGPGVGPVGVRAHLAPYLPNHPLQPAAGPDTGVGPISAAPWGSAGILPISWAYVRLMGGEGLKRATQVAVLAANYIAKRLEPHYPILYNGPAGLVAHECIVDLRPISRATGVSIDDIAKRLIDYGFHSPTMSFPVAGTLMIEPTESENLAEIDRFCDTMIAIRGEIEKVASGEWTAEDNPLTHAPHTAAALSGAWEHAYSREEAVFPAGVSAADKYWPPVRRIDGAFGDRNLVCSCPPLDEYDG; from the coding sequence ATGACCCCCCGTCGCACTCCGCTCTCCCAGCTGGAGCAGGGCATCCCCTTCGAGCAGCGCCACATCGGGCCCGATGCCGAGGCCCAGGCCAAGATGCTCGCCCAGGTCGGTTACGGCTCGCTGGACGAGCTCACCGCCGCCGCCGTGCCCGACGCGATCAGGAGTGCCGAGGCGCTGCGGCTGCCGGAGGCGCGCAGCGAGGCCGAGGTGCTGGCCGAGCTCCGCACCCTCGCCGACCGCAACAAGGTGCTCGCCCCGATGATCGGGCTCGGCTACTACGGCACCTTCACCCCGCCGGTGATCCTCCGCAACGTCATGGAGAACCCCGCCTGGTACACGGCGTACACCCCGTACCAGCCGGAGATCTCGCAGGGCCGCCTGGAGGCGCTGCTCAACTTCCAGACCATGGTCGCCGAACTGACCGGGCTGCCCACCTCCGGCGCCTCGCTGCTCGACGAGGGAACCGCCGCCGCCGAGGCCATGGCGCTGTCGCGGCGCGTCGGCAAGGTCAAGAACGGCGTCTTCCTGATCGACGCGGACGCCCTGCCGCAGACCGTCGCGGTGATCCGTACCCGCGCGGAACCGACCGGGGTCGAGGTCGTCGTCGCCGACCTCGCCGACGGCATCCCCGCCGAGATCGCCGAGCGCGGCGTCTTCGGTGTGCTGCTCCAGTACCCGGGCGCCTCCGGAGCCGTACGGGACATCAGGCCCGTCGTCGAACAGGCCCACGGACTCGGCGCGGTCGTCACCGTCGCCGCCGACCTGCTGGCGCTCACGCTCCTCACCTCGCCCGGGGACCTGGGCGCGGACATAGCGGTCGGGACCACGCAGCGCTTCGGCGTGCCGATGGGCTTCGGCGGGCCGCACGCGGGCTTCATGGCCGTACGTGAGAAGTTCGCGCGCAGCCTGCCCGGCCGCCTCGTCGGGGTCTCGGTCGACGTCGACGGCAACAAGGCGTACCGGCTGGCGCTCCAGACCCGCGAGCAGCACATCCGCCGCGAGAAGGCCACCAGCAACATCTGCACCGCCCAGGTGCTCCTGGCCGTGATGGCCGGGATGTACGCGGTCTACCACGGCCCCGACGGGCTGCGGACGATCGCCCGGCGCACCCACCGCTTCGCGACCATCCTCGCGGAGGGGCTGCGGGCCACCGGGGTCGAGGTCGTCTCCGGCACCTTCTTCGACACGCTGACCGTGCGGACCGCGGGCCGGGCCGCCGCCGTCGTGGCCGACGCGGGTGAGCACGGGGTCAACCTGCGGCTCGTCGACGCCGACCACGTCTCGATGGCCTGCGACGAGACCACCACCCGCACGCAGATCGCCGCCGTCTGGGCGGCCTTCGGTGCCGAGGGGGACATCGAGGCCCTGGACGCCTCCGTGGCCGACGCGCTGCCGGAGACCCTGCTGCGTACCGACGACTACCTCGCGCACCCGGTCTTCCACCAGCACCGCTCCGAGACCGCGATGCTGCGTTACCTGCGCCGGCTCGCCGAGCGGGACTACGCGCTGGACCGCGGCATGATCCCGCTCGGCTCCTGCACGATGAAGCTGAACGCCACCGCCGAGATGGAGTCCATCACCTGGCCCGAGTTCGGCGCGCTGCACCCCTTCGCACCGGCCGAGCAGGCTCAGGGCTTCCTCTCGCTCATCCGTGAGCTGGAGGAGCGGCTGGCCGAGGTCACCGGGTACGACGCCGTGTCGTTGCAGCCCAACGCCGGTTCACAGGGCGAGTTCGCCGGCCTGCTCGCCGTACGGGCGTACCACCGGGCCCAGGGCGAGGAGGGGCGGACGGTCTGTCTCATCCCGTCCTCCGCGCACGGGACCAACGCGGCCAGTGCCGTGATGGCGGGCATGAAGGTCGTCGTCGTGAAGACCGCCGACGACGGCGAGGTCGACATCGAGGACCTGCGCGCCAAGATCGAGAAGCACCGCGACGAACTCGCCGTTCTCATGATCACCTACCCGTCGACCCACGGGGTGTTCGAGGAGCACGTCGCCGACATCTGCGCCGAGGTGCACGAGGCGGGCGGCCAGGTCTACGTCGACGGTGCCAACCTCAACGCCCTGGTCGGGCTCGCCAGGCCCGGGAGGTTCGGCGGCGACGTCTCGCACCTGAACCTGCACAAGACGTTCTGCATCCCGCACGGCGGAGGTGGCCCCGGCGTCGGCCCGGTCGGTGTCCGCGCGCACCTCGCGCCGTACCTCCCCAACCACCCGCTCCAGCCCGCCGCGGGCCCGGACACCGGTGTCGGGCCGATCTCGGCGGCCCCGTGGGGGTCGGCCGGAATCCTGCCGATCTCATGGGCGTACGTGCGTCTGATGGGCGGCGAGGGGCTGAAGCGCGCGACGCAGGTCGCCGTGCTCGCGGCCAACTACATCGCCAAGCGGCTCGAACCGCACTACCCGATCCTGTACAACGGCCCGGCCGGTCTCGTCGCCCATGAGTGCATCGTCGACCTGCGGCCGATCTCCAGGGCGACCGGGGTCAGCATCGACGACATCGCCAAGCGCCTGATCGACTACGGCTTCCACTCGCCGACCATGTCGTTCCCGGTGGCGGGCACGCTGATGATCGAACCGACCGAGAGCGAGAACCTCGCCGAGATCGACCGTTTCTGCGACACGATGATCGCCATCCGCGGCGAGATCGAGAAGGTGGCGTCGGGCGAGTGGACCGCGGAGGACAACCCGCTGACCCACGCGCCGCACACGGCCGCCGCGCTGAGCGGTGCCTGGGAGCACGCGTACAGCCGCGAGGAGGCGGTGTTCCCGGCCGGGGTCTCGGCCGCCGACAAGTACTGGCCTCCGGTGCGCCGGATCGACGGTGCCTTCGGTGACCGGAACCTGGTCTGCTCGTGCCCGCCGCTGGACGAGTACGACGGCTGA
- a CDS encoding PRC-barrel domain-containing protein, which translates to MQTDIDPRSLIGRKAFDREGTKIGTVDEVYLDDATGVPEWAAVRTGLFSRDAFVPLEPSEFVDDTLLIPFDRALIRSSPDFGVGRHLSPEQELQLYHHYGLDSPPPEEPAESAPDRDFGRLAGQEE; encoded by the coding sequence GTGCAGACCGACATCGATCCGCGCAGTCTGATCGGCCGCAAGGCGTTCGACCGCGAGGGCACCAAGATCGGGACGGTGGACGAGGTCTACCTCGACGACGCGACCGGTGTGCCCGAGTGGGCCGCCGTACGGACCGGCCTGTTCAGCCGGGACGCCTTCGTTCCCCTCGAACCGAGCGAGTTCGTCGACGACACCCTGCTGATCCCCTTCGACCGCGCGCTGATCAGGAGTTCGCCGGACTTCGGCGTCGGCCGTCATCTCTCACCGGAGCAGGAGCTCCAGCTCTACCACCATTACGGGCTGGACTCCCCGCCGCCGGAGGAACCCGCCGAGTCCGCCCCGGACCGGGACTTCGGCAGGCTGGCGGGCCAGGAGGAGTGA
- a CDS encoding DNA polymerase IV has product MRAAPTILHLDMDAFYASAEQAAKPSLRGKAVVVGGLGPRGVVATASYEARRFGVHSAMPMAQARRLAPNAAYLFPRFSLYRTVSDQVMELLGRLSPLVEPLSLDEAFVDLEAGAMADDTASARLIGERLRDAIRAVTGLTGSVGLAGSKMLAKIASEQAKPDGLVLIEPGTERELLAPMSVRVLPGVGPATGDHLRRAGMTTVDHLAEAGEAELVRLLGKAHGGSLYRMALGLDDRAVVAERDAKSVSVEDTFDMDLHDRARVRSEVARLADRCVQRLREAGRSGRTVVLKVRRYDFSTLTRSETLRGPTDDPTVVREAADRLLEHVDTTGGVRLLGVGVTGLADFTQEDLFAQAADDAQAAVLARAPGAGETDRPEEAERPDGAEGSGADGDVSAERPGEAATAPPEQLTARHWAAGHDVRHDVHGHGWVQGSGVGRVTVRFEEPGSVPGRVRTFRVDDPELHPADPLPLVPRPVDHSSWPASLPKSRSGADSAGSSGGGESSP; this is encoded by the coding sequence GTGAGAGCCGCGCCCACCATCCTGCACCTGGACATGGACGCCTTCTACGCCTCGGCGGAGCAGGCGGCCAAGCCCAGCCTGCGTGGCAAGGCGGTCGTGGTGGGCGGGCTCGGCCCGCGTGGGGTCGTCGCCACCGCCTCCTACGAGGCACGGCGGTTCGGGGTCCACTCGGCCATGCCGATGGCGCAGGCGCGACGACTGGCGCCCAACGCCGCGTACCTCTTTCCGCGCTTCTCGCTCTACCGCACGGTGAGCGACCAGGTGATGGAGTTGCTGGGACGGCTCTCACCCCTGGTGGAACCACTCAGCCTGGACGAGGCCTTCGTCGATCTGGAGGCCGGGGCCATGGCGGACGACACCGCCTCGGCCCGGCTGATCGGGGAACGGCTCCGGGACGCCATCAGGGCCGTCACCGGCCTCACGGGCTCGGTCGGCCTCGCCGGTTCCAAGATGCTCGCCAAGATCGCCTCGGAGCAGGCCAAACCGGACGGGCTGGTGCTGATCGAGCCGGGCACCGAGCGGGAACTCCTCGCGCCGATGTCCGTACGGGTCCTGCCCGGGGTCGGCCCGGCCACGGGCGACCATCTCCGCCGCGCCGGGATGACGACCGTCGACCATCTGGCCGAGGCCGGTGAGGCGGAACTCGTACGACTGCTGGGAAAGGCGCACGGCGGGTCGCTGTACCGGATGGCGCTCGGGCTCGACGACCGGGCCGTGGTGGCCGAACGCGACGCGAAGTCGGTCTCGGTCGAGGACACCTTCGACATGGACCTCCACGACCGGGCCCGGGTCAGGTCCGAGGTGGCGCGGCTGGCCGACCGGTGCGTCCAGCGGCTGAGGGAAGCCGGGCGCTCGGGGCGGACCGTGGTCCTCAAGGTCCGGAGGTACGACTTCTCGACGCTCACCCGGTCCGAGACGCTACGAGGGCCCACGGACGACCCCACAGTGGTCCGGGAGGCCGCCGACCGGCTGCTGGAGCACGTGGACACCACGGGGGGTGTGCGGCTCCTGGGGGTCGGCGTCACCGGGCTCGCCGACTTCACACAGGAGGACCTGTTCGCCCAGGCCGCCGACGACGCCCAGGCCGCCGTCCTCGCGCGGGCGCCCGGTGCGGGGGAGACGGACCGGCCGGAGGAGGCGGAGCGACCGGACGGGGCGGAGGGTTCAGGGGCCGACGGGGACGTATCCGCTGAGCGTCCGGGCGAAGCGGCGACGGCGCCCCCCGAACAGCTCACCGCGCGACACTGGGCGGCCGGGCACGACGTCCGGCACGACGTCCACGGTCACGGCTGGGTGCAGGGCAGCGGGGTGGGCCGGGTCACCGTGCGCTTCGAGGAGCCCGGATCGGTGCCGGGCCGGGTGCGCACCTTCCGTGTCGACGACCCGGAGCTGCACCCGGCCGATCCGCTGCCCCTGGTGCCCCGACCGGTCGATCACTCCTCCTGGCCCGCCAGCCTGCCGAAGTCCCGGTCCGGGGCGGACTCGGCGGGTTCCTCCGGCGGCGGGGAGTCCAGCCCGTAA
- a CDS encoding MerR family transcriptional regulator — translation MRISGDGTAAGGPYPHHGGAVGPTIRQPAAMATDGVTPADSIGYRGPTACAAAGITYRQLDYWARTGLVEPSVRPAYGSGTQRLYSFRDVVLLKIVKRFLDTGVALQNIRTTVQHLRARGFQDLERMTLMSDGATVYECSSPDEVVKLLQGGQGVFGIAVGVVWRDVDAALSQLHGERVDTGETLIGNNPADELARRRNRAV, via the coding sequence GTGAGAATCAGCGGCGACGGTACGGCGGCGGGCGGGCCGTATCCGCACCACGGCGGTGCAGTCGGCCCCACCATCAGGCAACCGGCCGCGATGGCGACGGACGGCGTGACACCGGCGGACAGCATCGGCTACCGCGGGCCGACCGCGTGCGCGGCGGCGGGGATCACCTATCGGCAGCTCGACTACTGGGCGCGCACCGGGCTGGTCGAACCCAGCGTGCGTCCGGCGTACGGGTCGGGGACCCAGCGTCTCTACAGTTTCCGGGACGTGGTCCTCCTCAAGATCGTGAAGCGGTTCCTGGACACGGGTGTCGCACTCCAGAACATCCGGACGACGGTCCAGCATCTACGGGCCCGCGGCTTCCAGGACCTGGAGCGGATGACGCTCATGAGCGACGGGGCGACGGTCTACGAGTGCTCCTCGCCCGACGAGGTCGTCAAGCTCCTCCAAGGGGGGCAGGGGGTCTTCGGCATCGCGGTCGGTGTGGTGTGGCGGGACGTGGACGCCGCGCTCTCGCAGCTGCACGGCGAACGGGTCGACACGGGGGAGACCCTCATCGGCAACAACCCGGCCGACGAGCTGGCCAGACGGCGCAACCGCGCGGTCTGA
- a CDS encoding bifunctional nuclease family protein: MNELDVVGVRVEMPSNQPIVLLREAGGDRYLPIWIGPGEATAIAFAQQGMAPARPLTHDLFKDVLEAVGQELTEVRITDLREGVFYAELVFASGVEVSARPSDAIALALRTGTPIYGSDGVLDDAGIAIPDEQEDEVEKFREFLDQISPEDFGTNSQ; encoded by the coding sequence GTGAACGAGCTCGACGTAGTGGGTGTCCGGGTGGAAATGCCCTCCAACCAACCGATCGTGCTCCTGCGTGAAGCGGGAGGCGACCGGTACCTCCCCATTTGGATCGGTCCTGGGGAGGCGACCGCGATCGCCTTCGCCCAGCAGGGAATGGCGCCCGCCAGGCCGCTGACCCACGATCTCTTCAAGGATGTGCTCGAGGCCGTCGGCCAGGAGCTCACCGAGGTCCGCATCACGGACCTGCGTGAAGGGGTCTTCTACGCGGAGCTGGTCTTCGCCAGCGGTGTCGAGGTGAGCGCGCGTCCGTCCGACGCCATAGCACTCGCGCTGCGCACCGGAACGCCCATCTACGGCAGTGACGGGGTGCTCGACGACGCCGGTATCGCCATCCCGGACGAGCAGGAGGACGAGGTCGAGAAGTTCCGCGAATTCCTCGACCAGATCTCGCCGGAGGACTTCGGTACCAACAGCCAGTGA
- a CDS encoding MerR family transcriptional regulator, whose protein sequence is MLRTATGGAGHGAAAADDRTMSIGTVLLHLRDEFPEVTISKIRFLEAEGLVEPQRTPSGYRKFGPGDVERLAQVLRMQRDHYLPLKVIREHLDALARGERITLPPAGQRDPADGGWGGWDPDPAPSTAARVGRSELLAAAEVTEEQLAEWESYGLITPTSGGSYDAEAVTVARLVADLGRFGLEPRHLRAMRAAAEREAGLVEQVVAPLRRHRNPQTRAYAEATAKELAELSVRLHVALVQTALRSRLP, encoded by the coding sequence ATGCTGAGAACAGCGACGGGCGGCGCCGGTCACGGCGCCGCCGCTGCCGACGACCGCACGATGAGCATCGGCACGGTGCTCCTCCACCTGCGGGACGAGTTCCCCGAGGTCACCATCTCGAAGATCCGCTTCCTGGAGGCGGAGGGACTCGTGGAGCCGCAGCGGACGCCGTCCGGGTACCGGAAGTTCGGTCCCGGCGACGTCGAGCGGCTGGCCCAGGTGCTGCGGATGCAGCGGGATCACTACCTGCCGCTGAAGGTCATCCGCGAGCACCTGGACGCGCTGGCGCGTGGTGAGCGCATCACTCTGCCGCCGGCCGGGCAGCGCGACCCGGCCGACGGCGGCTGGGGCGGCTGGGACCCCGATCCGGCGCCTTCCACCGCCGCCCGCGTCGGGCGCTCCGAGCTGCTGGCTGCCGCCGAGGTCACCGAGGAGCAGCTGGCGGAGTGGGAGTCCTACGGGCTGATCACTCCCACCTCCGGGGGCTCGTACGACGCCGAAGCGGTGACGGTGGCCAGGCTTGTGGCGGATCTGGGCCGATTCGGTCTGGAACCGCGGCATCTGCGGGCCATGCGGGCGGCGGCCGAGCGTGAGGCGGGCCTTGTCGAACAGGTGGTCGCACCCCTGCGCCGGCATCGGAATCCGCAGACCAGGGCCTATGCGGAGGCCACCGCCAAGGAGCTCGCGGAGCTGTCCGTACGGCTTCACGTGGCTCTGGTGCAGACGGCTCTGCGGAGCCGGCTTCCCTGA
- a CDS encoding FHA domain-containing protein, with protein sequence MKFFAKLFGKSAREDSGTSAARHRARRHDQDDEQGTDRPLFRDELGAEGRAPGGSGASSADAAGAGGIGSGASGAGGGASTGPYASTPICTRCGHRNAAGSRFCSNCGAPLRGGAPERASEQTSTISISGLEAYEAEATGQTALPSLSPEAQAAVDALPTGSALLVVRRGPNSGSRFLLDGDLTTAGRHPQSDIFLDDVTVSRRHVEFHRNADGSFTVGDVGSLNGTYVNRERIDSVPLTNGDEVQIGKYRLVFYASQRGF encoded by the coding sequence GTGAAGTTTTTTGCGAAGTTGTTCGGCAAGAGTGCACGCGAGGACAGCGGTACCAGCGCTGCCCGTCATCGCGCGCGACGCCATGACCAGGACGATGAGCAGGGCACGGATCGCCCGCTCTTCCGTGACGAGCTGGGCGCCGAGGGCCGTGCCCCCGGCGGGTCCGGCGCGTCGTCCGCCGATGCCGCCGGTGCGGGCGGCATAGGTTCTGGGGCGTCGGGTGCGGGTGGAGGGGCCTCCACCGGCCCGTACGCGTCCACTCCGATCTGTACGAGGTGCGGTCACCGCAACGCGGCGGGCAGCCGTTTCTGCTCCAACTGCGGCGCTCCGCTCAGGGGCGGTGCCCCGGAGCGCGCGTCGGAGCAGACGTCGACCATCTCCATCTCCGGACTGGAGGCGTACGAGGCGGAGGCGACGGGCCAGACGGCCCTGCCCTCGCTCTCGCCCGAGGCGCAGGCCGCCGTGGACGCGCTCCCGACCGGGTCCGCGCTGCTGGTGGTGCGCCGGGGTCCCAACTCCGGCAGCCGCTTCCTGCTGGACGGTGACCTGACCACGGCCGGCCGCCACCCGCAGAGCGACATCTTCCTCGACGACGTGACGGTCTCGCGCCGCCACGTGGAGTTCCACCGGAACGCGGACGGCAGCTTCACGGTCGGGGACGTGGGCAGCCTCAACGGCACCTATGTCAACCGGGAGCGCATCGACTCCGTCCCGCTCACCAACGGTGACGAGGTGCAGATCGGTAAGTACCGCCTGGTGTTCTATGCGAGCCAGCGCGGTTTCTGA
- a CDS encoding DUF881 domain-containing protein has protein sequence MRPMSDNEENRRAEEHLRPEEVADAEGTVRKDEPAAGAPEQRLTGRQRLAAGLWPPRVTRAQLIVALLLFGLGLGLAIQVRSTSDNSALRGARQEDLVRILDELDDRTQRLEDEKQRLDSQRTELENSSDQAEEARKQTQEKERQLGILAGTVAAHGPGITLTINDPGGAIKPDMLLDAIQELRAAGAEAIQINGVRVVANTFFAGEPGDIKVDGRKVKSPYRFEVIGKPQDLEPALNIPGGVVQTLEKEQATVHVERAEDIVVDALRRAERPDYAQSSSQ, from the coding sequence TTGAGGCCGATGAGCGACAACGAAGAGAACCGCCGCGCCGAGGAACACCTCCGCCCCGAAGAGGTGGCCGACGCGGAAGGAACGGTCCGGAAGGACGAGCCGGCGGCCGGCGCGCCCGAGCAGCGGCTGACCGGCCGTCAGCGGCTGGCGGCAGGGCTGTGGCCGCCACGGGTGACCAGGGCCCAACTCATCGTGGCACTGCTGCTGTTCGGCCTCGGGCTGGGCCTGGCCATCCAGGTCCGCTCGACCAGTGACAACAGCGCGCTGCGTGGGGCACGCCAGGAGGACCTGGTGCGCATTCTCGACGAACTCGACGACCGCACGCAGCGGCTGGAGGACGAGAAGCAGCGTCTTGACAGCCAGCGTACGGAGCTGGAGAACAGCTCCGACCAGGCCGAGGAAGCGCGCAAGCAGACTCAGGAGAAGGAGCGGCAGCTCGGCATCCTGGCGGGCACCGTGGCGGCTCACGGGCCCGGCATCACCCTGACCATCAACGACCCGGGTGGCGCCATCAAACCGGACATGCTGCTCGACGCGATCCAGGAACTGCGCGCGGCGGGCGCCGAGGCGATACAGATCAACGGAGTCAGGGTCGTGGCCAACACCTTTTTCGCCGGCGAGCCCGGCGACATCAAGGTGGACGGCCGCAAGGTGAAGTCTCCGTACCGCTTCGAGGTCATCGGCAAGCCCCAGGACCTGGAGCCCGCGTTGAACATCCCCGGAGGTGTCGTGCAGACGCTGGAGAAGGAGCAGGCCACCGTCCATGTCGAACGCGCCGAGGACATCGTCGTGGACGCCTTGCGACGGGCGGAGCGGCCTGACTACGCTCAGTCGTCATCCCAGTGA
- a CDS encoding small basic family protein, with the protein MIAVLGLVVGVVVGLFVRPEVPVVVEPYLPIAVVAALDAVFGGLRAMLDGIFVDKVFVVSFLSNVVVAALIVFLGDKLGVGAQLSTGVVVVLGIRIFSNAAAIRRHVFRA; encoded by the coding sequence GTGATCGCCGTACTGGGCCTCGTCGTGGGAGTCGTGGTCGGACTGTTCGTCCGGCCCGAGGTGCCGGTGGTGGTCGAGCCCTACCTGCCGATCGCCGTCGTCGCGGCGCTCGACGCCGTCTTCGGCGGGCTGCGGGCCATGCTCGACGGCATCTTCGTGGACAAGGTCTTCGTGGTGTCGTTCCTGTCCAACGTCGTGGTGGCCGCGCTCATCGTGTTCCTCGGCGACAAGCTGGGTGTCGGGGCCCAGCTCTCCACCGGGGTGGTCGTCGTCCTCGGCATCAGGATCTTCTCCAACGCCGCCGCGATCCGTCGGCACGTCTTCCGGGCTTGA
- a CDS encoding DUF881 domain-containing protein, protein MSQQPTDRNTAPQAARPDASMSLLTNVMDHSLDEGYAEASARRAAEGAAGLPRTLKAKLGLAACLLLAAVVVTVGAAEARISAPVVAKEREELIDRIDGETSGADDLQAEVDKLRADVSGRQRRALEKHGGDQGELVALLSGATPVQGPGVKLVVDDAKDTDQGGGGPRESTGFADTGRVRDRDMQRVVNGLWESGAEAIAINGQRLTALSAIRAAGDAILVDNKPLVPPYTVLAVGDAKKLSTAFRDSADGRYLDALKESFGVRAGMSRQETVRLPAAPSLIVRTAEPKAAGTGSGTADTGKGTS, encoded by the coding sequence ATGTCGCAGCAGCCCACCGACCGGAACACGGCCCCGCAGGCCGCGCGGCCCGACGCGTCCATGTCGCTGCTGACCAATGTGATGGACCACAGCCTTGACGAGGGATACGCGGAGGCGTCGGCACGCCGCGCGGCGGAGGGAGCCGCGGGCCTGCCCCGTACCCTCAAGGCGAAGCTCGGCCTCGCGGCCTGCCTCCTGCTCGCCGCCGTGGTGGTGACCGTCGGCGCGGCCGAGGCGCGGATCTCCGCACCGGTCGTGGCCAAGGAACGTGAAGAGCTGATCGACCGCATCGACGGTGAGACGTCCGGAGCCGACGACCTGCAGGCCGAGGTCGACAAGCTCCGCGCCGATGTGAGCGGACGCCAGCGCAGAGCCCTGGAGAAGCACGGCGGGGACCAGGGCGAACTGGTCGCGCTGCTCTCCGGAGCGACGCCGGTCCAGGGTCCTGGGGTGAAGCTGGTCGTCGATGACGCCAAGGACACCGACCAGGGCGGTGGCGGTCCGCGCGAGAGCACCGGATTCGCCGACACCGGGCGGGTGCGCGACCGGGACATGCAACGGGTCGTCAACGGTCTCTGGGAGTCCGGCGCCGAGGCGATCGCGATCAATGGCCAGCGGCTGACCGCCCTCTCGGCGATCAGGGCCGCGGGCGACGCCATACTGGTCGACAACAAGCCGCTGGTACCTCCCTATACGGTGCTCGCGGTGGGTGACGCGAAGAAGCTCAGCACGGCGTTCCGGGACAGCGCCGACGGCCGCTACCTGGACGCGCTGAAGGAGAGCTTCGGGGTCCGCGCCGGCATGTCCCGTCAGGAAACGGTACGTCTCCCGGCCGCGCCGAGCCTGATCGTACGTACAGCAGAGCCGAAGGCCGCCGGCACGGGCAGCGGCACGGCAGACACAGGGAAGGGCACATCGTGA